A region of Penaeus monodon isolate SGIC_2016 unplaced genomic scaffold, NSTDA_Pmon_1 PmonScaffold_18894, whole genome shotgun sequence DNA encodes the following proteins:
- the LOC119569819 gene encoding CAAX prenyl protease 1 homolog gives RRVYKENVIPPKELKNIMQRETYDKARAYSLDKSKFGFVEGAFNQIVSTGIMVYGGFPALWAASGQFIQWLGFSPEAEIPQTVAFVCIGSLLNNIISLPWSAYYTFKVEQKHGFNKQTPGFFIKDKLKKFVVSQVIASPVIAGLVYIIKVSIMKSYSF, from the exons CGCCGTGTATACAAAGAAAATGTCATTCCACCAAAAGAACTGAAGAACATCATGCAGAGAGAGACATATGATAAGGCAAGAGCATACAGCTTGGACAAAAGCAAGTTTGGCTTTGTGGAGGGAGCGTTCAACCAGATAGTGAGTACG gGCATCATGGTGTATGGAGGGTTTCCTGCACTGTGGGCAGCATCTGGCCAGTTTATTCAGTGGCTTGGCTTCAGTCCTGAGGCTGAAATCCCACAGACTGTGGCTTTTGTGTGCATTGGTTCACTGCTGAACAACATCATCTCCCTACCCTGGTCTGCATACTACACTTTCAAAGTAGAACAGAAGCATGGTTTCAACAAACAAACTCCTGGATTTTTCATAAAGGATAAACTCAAGAAATTTGTTGTTTCCCAAGTGATTGCTTCACCAGTTATTGCTGgtcttgtatatattattaaggtAAGTATA aTGAAGTCATATAGTTTCTAA